A portion of the Cyanobacteriota bacterium genome contains these proteins:
- a CDS encoding DUF433 domain-containing protein: protein MDLKKIAENRIVIDQNVCSGKARIKGTRITVADLLLSFAEGMSQTDILRSNRGLQIEDVQAALAYVFCISEGIQLNIGSAFDTGKQELENKEQELVVKEEDKFTEALALQAAIQEDLTKEKIAEVKAKKAKKTKQPIQIDKQPAPKERAYDLLIDISGEPKTKIFTIADHIEQGLDMSLDNYVFEKRADAKTWLCYSTNDNIEIDQTMRRNLMVTYSHNGLIKKAIFEGYLTTDRQHKIFMQRDGDLTCGRAL, encoded by the coding sequence ATGGACTTGAAAAAAATAGCAGAAAACAGAATTGTTATTGACCAGAATGTATGTTCTGGCAAAGCACGTATTAAAGGAACCAGGATTACGGTTGCTGATCTCTTGTTGAGTTTCGCTGAAGGTATGTCTCAAACAGATATATTAAGAAGCAATAGAGGCTTGCAAATAGAAGATGTCCAAGCAGCACTTGCCTATGTCTTTTGTATTAGTGAGGGTATTCAACTCAATATCGGATCTGCCTTTGATACTGGCAAACAAGAACTTGAAAACAAAGAACAAGAACTCGTAGTAAAAGAAGAAGACAAATTTACCGAAGCTCTTGCACTGCAAGCAGCAATCCAAGAAGACCTCACCAAAGAAAAGATCGCAGAAGTCAAAGCCAAAAAAGCCAAGAAAACTAAACAACCAATCCAAATTGACAAACAACCTGCCCCCAAAGAACGTGCCTATGATTTATTGATTGATATTTCTGGTGAGCCCAAAACTAAGATCTTCACTATCGCTGATCATATTGAACAAGGGCTTGATATGAGCTTGGATAATTATGTTTTTGAGAAAAGAGCTGATGCCAAGACTTGGCTTTGCTATTCAACCAACGACAATATTGAAATTGATCAAACTATGCGCAGAAACCTGATGGTAACTTACTCACACAATGGTTTAATCAAAAAGGCTATCTTTGAAGGTTATTTGACGACAGACAGACAACACAAAATATTTATGCAAAGAGATGGGGATCTGACTTGTGGTAGGGCTTTGTAG
- a CDS encoding NADH-quinone oxidoreductase subunit J produces the protein MDLLAQFSHIPFYILAAAAVICSLGMIFLDNLVRAGFLLIGAFSAIAGIYFLLNANFVAVSQILIYAVGIVLVIIFAVMLCNLKQKPSDVDDTEDKVELNTRNILALIVSTGLFTLMVKVITSQDWDTISKLTGAKDNLADIDEVTGLYTARIGQLMLSNYIVAFELISVLLLIVLVGAIILSKKELETKEAA, from the coding sequence ATGGATTTACTAGCTCAGTTTTCGCACATACCCTTCTATATATTAGCTGCAGCTGCAGTTATATGCTCACTGGGAATGATATTTTTGGATAACCTGGTAAGAGCTGGCTTTTTATTAATTGGAGCCTTCAGCGCGATTGCAGGAATATACTTCCTCTTAAACGCCAACTTCGTTGCAGTCTCGCAAATACTAATTTATGCAGTCGGAATAGTCTTGGTCATTATCTTTGCAGTGATGCTTTGTAATCTGAAACAAAAACCAAGTGATGTTGATGATACTGAAGACAAAGTCGAACTGAACACAAGAAATATATTGGCACTAATAGTTTCAACAGGATTATTTACATTAATGGTCAAAGTCATTACTTCACAAGACTGGGATACAATATCAAAACTAACTGGAGCAAAAGACAACCTTGCTGACATAGATGAAGTCACAGGGCTTTATACAGCCAGAATAGGTCAATTAATGCTTAGTAACTATATAGTGGCTTTTGAATTGATCTCAGTATTATTACTGATCGTGCTCGTTGGAGCGATCATACTTTCAAAAAAAGAATTAGAAACAAAGGAAGCCGCTTAG
- the nuoK gene encoding NADH-quinone oxidoreductase subunit NuoK: MEIGLNHYLILSALLFSIGVYGLITRNNAFRVLMSIEVILNAININFVAFAHYIDPIMVKGQVFSLFVMAIAAAEAAIGLALLLLIYRNRVNIRMDSFATMKW, translated from the coding sequence ATGGAAATCGGACTAAATCACTACTTAATTCTCTCAGCACTTTTGTTCTCAATTGGTGTCTATGGCTTGATCACAAGGAACAACGCCTTCCGTGTACTCATGAGCATCGAAGTAATTCTAAACGCAATCAATATCAACTTTGTAGCTTTTGCACACTATATCGATCCAATCATGGTTAAAGGACAAGTCTTCAGCTTGTTTGTCATGGCAATTGCAGCTGCAGAAGCAGCCATCGGTCTTGCCCTACTGTTATTAATATACAGAAACAGGGTAAACATCAGAATGGATAGCTTTGCTACCATGAAGTGGTAA
- a CDS encoding aminotransferase class III-fold pyridoxal phosphate-dependent enzyme, whose amino-acid sequence MSDTLKRDAEYLSPALGRAFDLVAVKGEGSFLYGEDGKKYLDLTSGIAVNQLGHCHPEVVEAIAKQAASCIHTSCVVHYPANIDLAEKIASITPGDLNNTFFCNSGAEAVDGSIKFAKKLKPGRTNFIAFKGAFHGRSLGATAFTSSKSAYRKFYDPLIPGIHHLSFPNIYEAKTQEARDKLVEHHEKIFLNYFDTVVHPESVAAIIIEPMQGEGGYIPAPGLDGSKNYLQFLRDFCDKHEILLIFDEVQSGIARTGKWFASNHYGVVPDVQLMAKGLSGGLPLGAFSSRKELMYEMPPGSHGTTFGGNPISCRAALKLLEIIERDKIMDNVNARSEQVFKFFESKFPGSDSRKPREDLNDKIKVRGLGLMIALVFPDTATVTKVKNFAYDKGVLLLGCGTYGNIIRLAPDLTITAENLQQGLDIIAEAIAQ is encoded by the coding sequence ATGTCTGATACACTAAAAAGAGATGCAGAATATCTGTCCCCTGCTTTGGGACGTGCCTTTGATCTTGTCGCTGTAAAAGGTGAGGGATCATTTTTGTATGGAGAGGATGGTAAAAAATACCTCGACCTAACAAGTGGTATTGCCGTAAACCAGCTAGGGCACTGTCATCCAGAAGTGGTTGAGGCAATCGCAAAACAAGCAGCTTCATGCATTCACACAAGTTGCGTAGTTCATTATCCTGCCAATATTGATCTTGCCGAAAAAATAGCAAGCATAACTCCAGGTGATCTCAACAATACTTTCTTCTGTAACAGCGGAGCAGAGGCAGTTGATGGTTCAATCAAGTTTGCCAAAAAACTCAAACCAGGCAGAACCAATTTTATTGCATTCAAGGGTGCCTTTCACGGACGTTCTCTTGGTGCAACTGCATTTACTAGCTCGAAGTCAGCATACCGCAAGTTTTATGATCCACTAATTCCAGGAATTCATCATCTCAGTTTCCCTAATATTTATGAAGCTAAAACTCAAGAAGCCAGAGACAAGTTGGTAGAACACCATGAGAAAATCTTCTTGAACTATTTTGATACAGTAGTTCACCCTGAATCTGTTGCAGCAATTATAATTGAACCGATGCAGGGAGAAGGTGGATATATTCCGGCTCCTGGTTTAGATGGCAGTAAGAACTATCTTCAATTTCTTAGAGATTTTTGTGACAAACATGAAATACTTTTGATATTTGATGAAGTACAATCTGGGATTGCTAGAACTGGTAAATGGTTTGCCTCAAATCATTATGGAGTAGTTCCTGATGTTCAATTAATGGCAAAAGGTCTCTCAGGCGGGCTTCCACTAGGAGCATTCTCAAGTCGTAAAGAACTAATGTATGAAATGCCACCTGGTTCACATGGTACTACTTTTGGTGGTAACCCTATTTCATGTAGAGCGGCTTTGAAATTATTAGAAATTATCGAACGCGATAAAATAATGGACAATGTAAACGCAAGATCAGAGCAAGTGTTTAAGTTCTTTGAATCGAAGTTCCCTGGCTCGGACAGTCGCAAGCCTCGTGAAGACCTTAATGACAAAATCAAAGTTAGAGGTTTAGGTTTGATGATTGCATTAGTTTTCCCTGATACTGCAACAGTTACTAAAGTCAAAAACTTTGCCTATGACAAAGGCGTACTCTTGCTTGGTTGCGGTACTTATGGCAATATAATTCGCTTAGCACCAGATCTAACAATTACAGCAGAGAACCTACAACAAGGTCTTGATATAATTGCTGAAGCAATTGCACAATAA
- a CDS encoding aldehyde dehydrogenase family protein has product MNKIINYNPANIKEIVSEHEVSTSQELDAMLAKSTEAFKSWSKMPAPKRAQYLMKANKIFTERKEELATILHRENGKPLEEALGEIQEIIDVFDFFNGEGRAIYGMTGQSEMPDKAIMTIRQPIGPAVFITAWNFPAAVPSWKAAPALIAGNTFILKPSELAPLSGKLFVDVLNEAGLPEGVAQVAMGAGEVGEYLAKSDQTKIVSITGSVAVGRHVAGIAAAGFKKCALELGGKNSTIVLADANQELVTDGVLWGAYGTSGQRCTSTSRLIIDKTISEPIIQKLQTQAAKFYDKTKKQSAINYAPIISLKQLNKIHGMVQAALAEGAELVCGGEILDDGSHQGYFYAPTILKTKHGMKITKEEVFGPVLAVIEIDSTNKTQEEILEEALAISNDVDYGLSNSIYTKDINLGMKAVHRFESGLVYLNAPTIGAECGGASLFGGWKNTGNGSRESGVAAFETYTQYKTIAIDYSDSLQRAQID; this is encoded by the coding sequence ATGAACAAAATAATTAACTATAATCCAGCAAATATCAAAGAGATAGTTTCTGAACACGAGGTTTCAACCAGTCAAGAGCTTGATGCGATGCTCGCCAAATCAACTGAGGCATTCAAGTCTTGGTCAAAGATGCCAGCTCCAAAGCGCGCACAGTACTTAATGAAAGCTAACAAAATATTTACCGAACGTAAAGAAGAACTAGCAACTATTCTGCATCGTGAAAACGGTAAACCACTTGAAGAAGCCCTTGGTGAGATTCAAGAGATCATAGATGTCTTTGATTTTTTCAATGGAGAAGGTAGAGCCATCTATGGCATGACTGGTCAGTCAGAGATGCCTGACAAGGCGATAATGACCATTCGCCAACCTATTGGGCCGGCTGTTTTCATTACTGCATGGAATTTTCCAGCAGCAGTACCATCATGGAAAGCAGCTCCAGCATTGATTGCCGGCAATACTTTTATACTCAAACCTTCCGAGCTTGCTCCTCTATCAGGCAAATTATTTGTTGACGTTCTTAATGAAGCAGGACTTCCAGAAGGCGTTGCTCAAGTTGCAATGGGTGCTGGTGAAGTTGGTGAATACCTAGCCAAGTCAGATCAAACTAAAATAGTTAGCATCACTGGATCAGTTGCTGTTGGCAGACACGTTGCAGGAATTGCAGCAGCTGGTTTCAAAAAATGTGCACTTGAACTTGGTGGCAAAAACAGTACTATCGTACTTGCTGACGCTAATCAAGAACTTGTAACAGACGGTGTTCTCTGGGGAGCCTATGGCACTAGCGGGCAACGTTGCACAAGCACCAGTAGATTAATTATCGACAAAACAATCTCAGAACCTATAATACAAAAACTACAAACACAAGCAGCCAAGTTTTATGACAAAACTAAAAAACAATCAGCAATTAACTACGCTCCGATTATTAGTCTCAAACAATTAAACAAAATACATGGCATGGTTCAAGCAGCACTAGCTGAAGGAGCCGAATTGGTTTGTGGTGGAGAGATTCTTGACGATGGTTCTCATCAAGGCTATTTCTACGCACCAACAATCCTCAAAACCAAACATGGTATGAAGATCACCAAAGAAGAAGTTTTTGGTCCGGTACTTGCGGTAATCGAAATTGATTCAACTAATAAAACGCAAGAAGAGATTCTAGAAGAAGCTTTGGCAATATCAAATGATGTTGATTATGGTCTTTCAAATTCAATCTACACCAAAGATATAAATCTCGGCATGAAAGCCGTTCATAGATTCGAGTCTGGCTTAGTCTATCTCAATGCACCAACGATTGGAGCAGAATGCGGCGGCGCTAGTTTATTTGGTGGCTGGAAAAATACCGGCAATGGTTCAAGAGAATCAGGAGTGGCTGCTTTTGAAACCTATACTCAATACAAAACTATTGCAATTGATTATTCTGATTCCTTACAACGTGCACAAATCGATTAA